From the genome of Chroicocephalus ridibundus chromosome 1, bChrRid1.1, whole genome shotgun sequence, one region includes:
- the LOC134514518 gene encoding uncharacterized protein LOC134514518 isoform X2 — protein MGLSVFSSVLQSKRLQKWWKKKKQHRTSKTRARTEKQSGDGGVEKSRPKQEKRASVEDSRRKPLSPWAPLATVDCKTDVGSSSFSSLYSFPEACPGGMAELSALDCSGPRHPPRAVKGRVQEPGSALCQEPPLELPTRTTQEVYLTSCTFSSSGERGSSAAS, from the exons atggggctcagcgtattctcatctgtgctgcagagcaagcggcttcag aagtggtggaagaagaagaagcaaCATCGGACAAGCAAGACAAGAGCccggacagagaagcagagcg Gggatggaggagtggagaaatcccgtccgaagcaggagaagcg GGCAAGTGTGGAGGACTCAAgaaggaagcccctctccccatgggccccgctggccaccgtGGACTGCAAGACAGATgtaggctcctcttccttcagctccctctactccttcccggaggcctgtcctggtgggatggcggaACTGTCAGCACTTGactgctcaggaccccgccatccccccagggctgtcaaggggagggtgcaggagccagggtcagccctgtgccaggagcccccactggaactgccaacaaggaccacgcaagaggtctacttgacctcttgcacattttcaagtagtggggagagaggcagcagcgcggcgagtTGA
- the LOC134514518 gene encoding uncharacterized protein LOC134514518 isoform X1, with product MGLSVFSSVLQSKRLQKWWKKKKQHRTSKTRARTEKQSGEWPQHRLPCKWPTPHGCPESGLRRGLPAAHSVSSLPNFSGRGWRSGEIPSEAGEAVSVRETPDAAPDPHPVPCPCLRWAALTAGQGGCCPRVPLGSGVQRGLFLLLCRASVEDSRRKPLSPWAPLATVDCKTDVGSSSFSSLYSFPEACPGGMAELSALDCSGPRHPPRAVKGRVQEPGSALCQEPPLELPTRTTQEVYLTSCTFSSSGERGSSAAS from the exons atggggctcagcgtattctcatctgtgctgcagagcaagcggcttcag aagtggtggaagaagaagaagcaaCATCGGACAAGCAAGACAAGAGCccggacagagaagcagagcggtgagtggccccagcaccgattACCCTGCAAATGGCCTacaccccacggctgccctgagtcggggctgcgccgggggctgccggccgctcactctgtctcctccctccccaacttCTCGGGTAGGggatggaggagtggagaaatcccgtccgaagcaggagaagcggtgagtgtgagggagaccccagatgctgccccagaccctcaccccgtgccctgcccctgcctgcgctgggcagccctgaccgccggccaaggggggtgctgcccgcgggtcccgctgggctccggggtgcagcggggtctctttctcctcctttgcagGGCAAGTGTGGAGGACTCAAgaaggaagcccctctccccatgggccccgctggccaccgtGGACTGCAAGACAGATgtaggctcctcttccttcagctccctctactccttcccggaggcctgtcctggtgggatggcggaACTGTCAGCACTTGactgctcaggaccccgccatccccccagggctgtcaaggggagggtgcaggagccagggtcagccctgtgccaggagcccccactggaactgccaacaaggaccacgcaagaggtctacttgacctcttgcacattttcaagtagtggggagagaggcagcagcgcggcgagtTGA